One genomic segment of Fibrobacter sp. includes these proteins:
- a CDS encoding mechanosensitive ion channel domain-containing protein has translation MPIENEYVNLAFLLSAIAFLFLAIYAAFVPLLKRWAKKTPNTFNMLLVERHVASRLLQILPATAFSTTTPRILNQSGWLFELCSRVSNIWYTLLSFAIACSMLDVVEHLNGINERTMKRPLHGIFQAVKVALFCLAAIFIVSQVTDKSPVIIFSALGAMATVLMLIFKDSILGVVSGVQINISDLLRKGDWIEIERHHADGTVMDITLTSVKVRNWDNTISVIPAYDLITNSFRNWRGMQDSGVRRIKRAMFIDQKCIRFLTPEEIANLSKIEILAPYLNAKAHEIVGEESKAGLLGVASGTEDPDMLNTRHLTNIGTFRAYCTAYLRSNKYVAQDMTLMTRQLEPTPQGLPLEIYAFTNTTVWEDYEGIQSDIFDHLIAALPEFGLELYQYGNGFRA, from the coding sequence ATGCCAATAGAAAACGAATACGTCAATCTCGCTTTTTTGCTTTCGGCGATTGCATTCCTTTTCCTTGCAATCTATGCGGCGTTCGTCCCGCTGCTCAAGCGCTGGGCGAAAAAGACACCGAACACGTTCAACATGCTCCTTGTGGAGAGGCATGTCGCGTCGCGCCTTTTGCAGATTCTGCCGGCGACCGCGTTTTCTACGACCACGCCGCGGATTCTGAACCAGTCCGGCTGGCTTTTTGAATTGTGTTCCCGCGTGTCCAACATCTGGTACACGCTGCTCTCGTTTGCGATTGCTTGCTCCATGCTCGATGTGGTCGAGCACCTGAACGGCATAAACGAACGCACCATGAAGCGCCCGCTGCACGGTATTTTTCAGGCGGTGAAGGTCGCGCTGTTCTGCCTTGCCGCGATATTTATCGTGAGCCAGGTGACCGACAAGAGCCCTGTCATCATATTCTCGGCATTGGGCGCCATGGCGACTGTCCTGATGCTCATTTTCAAGGACTCGATTCTTGGCGTGGTTTCGGGCGTGCAGATAAACATTTCCGATTTGCTGCGCAAGGGCGACTGGATCGAAATCGAGCGTCACCATGCCGACGGCACGGTCATGGACATCACGCTTACTTCGGTGAAGGTGCGCAACTGGGACAATACCATATCGGTCATCCCCGCATACGACCTCATCACGAACTCGTTCCGCAACTGGCGCGGCATGCAGGATTCCGGAGTGCGGCGCATCAAGAGGGCGATGTTTATCGACCAGAAGTGCATCCGCTTCCTCACTCCCGAAGAAATCGCCAATCTTTCAAAGATTGAAATTCTCGCTCCATACCTGAACGCGAAGGCGCACGAAATTGTGGGCGAGGAATCTAAGGCCGGCTTGCTGGGCGTTGCTTCGGGCACCGAAGACCCGGATATGCTCAATACCCGCCATCTCACGAATATAGGCACGTTCCGCGCCTACTGTACCGCCTACCTCCGTTCGAATAAGTATGTCGCGCAGGACATGACGCTCATGACCCGCCAGCTGGAGCCGACTCCGCAGGGCCTTCCGCTCGAGATATACGCGTTCACGAATACGACCGTGTGGGAGGACTATGAAGGCATCCAGTCCGATATTTTTGATCACCTGATTGCCGCATTGCCGGAATTCGGGCTGGAACTTTACCAATACGGTAACGGCTTTAGGGCGTAG
- a CDS encoding GntR family transcriptional regulator has protein sequence MRKELALILEKLPHKDGDRLPSVREIMKVYGLSSSTVQAALRTLERESKICRIQGKGCFWTSQGITTIYAGNSVPAIRESAMEKVERLFREDWERGVFKTDDNLPLMKELSIRYNISQAVIRKFLNLEESRGILERVGRHYRFTRKDERKTGASLSEIIFVTRCNSWGGFTAESEREMDFLRMVYKKAGAEHYKLILLGLNEKTGTLIDRSGKPRKLTDFRNAVGAVLSTLLVMEPKKLLQLFAEVTYPVAVWWEHPVQSLPERYIRKDNWTFFNSTFGPGPGKEMGKYLLSRGVHDVAFFSPYHDSSWSIERLAGLREMGLSVMDCTDDEFASPWDYKQIARSKVEKHSVEAYARELLKRKMVSILENRDYGQIPIVCVNDDVASALLELQEEGRIGPLGQLYAFDNSAESYLLRLPSYDFNTQALVDRMFYSLVNSDAFHMQHRIQQVLGQVVEK, from the coding sequence ATGCGCAAAGAACTCGCACTCATCCTGGAAAAACTCCCGCACAAAGACGGGGACAGGCTACCCAGCGTACGCGAAATCATGAAGGTGTACGGCTTGTCGTCAAGCACGGTACAGGCGGCTCTCCGCACGCTCGAGCGCGAATCGAAAATCTGCCGCATCCAGGGGAAAGGCTGCTTCTGGACATCGCAGGGCATCACCACGATATACGCGGGCAATTCCGTCCCCGCAATCCGCGAATCCGCCATGGAAAAAGTGGAGAGGCTCTTCCGCGAGGACTGGGAACGCGGCGTGTTCAAGACAGATGACAACCTCCCCCTCATGAAGGAACTGTCCATCCGCTACAACATCTCGCAGGCCGTAATCCGCAAGTTCCTGAACCTGGAGGAATCCCGCGGGATCCTCGAGAGGGTCGGGCGTCATTACCGCTTCACCCGCAAGGACGAGAGAAAAACGGGTGCCTCCTTGAGCGAAATCATTTTTGTCACCCGCTGCAACAGCTGGGGCGGCTTCACCGCCGAAAGCGAGCGCGAGATGGATTTTTTGCGCATGGTCTACAAGAAGGCGGGTGCCGAACACTACAAGCTCATTTTGCTCGGCCTGAACGAAAAGACCGGAACGCTTATCGACCGGAGCGGCAAGCCGCGCAAGCTCACTGACTTCCGCAACGCCGTCGGCGCAGTTCTTTCTACCCTGCTCGTGATGGAACCAAAAAAACTCCTGCAGCTATTCGCCGAGGTCACCTACCCGGTCGCCGTGTGGTGGGAACATCCCGTGCAGTCGCTGCCCGAACGCTACATCCGCAAGGACAACTGGACGTTCTTCAATTCCACATTCGGTCCCGGCCCCGGAAAGGAGATGGGCAAGTACCTGCTTTCGCGCGGGGTACACGATGTCGCCTTCTTTTCGCCATACCATGACAGTTCCTGGTCCATAGAGCGCCTCGCCGGCCTGCGGGAAATGGGCCTGAGCGTCATGGACTGCACCGACGATGAATTCGCAAGCCCGTGGGACTACAAGCAAATCGCCCGCAGCAAGGTGGAAAAGCATTCGGTGGAAGCCTACGCCCGCGAACTCCTGAAGCGCAAAATGGTCAGCATCCTGGAAAACCGGGATTACGGGCAAATCCCCATCGTGTGCGTGAACGACGACGTCGCATCCGCCCTGCTCGAACTCCAGGAAGAAGGCCGCATCGGCCCGCTGGGACAGCTCTACGCCTTCGACAATTCTGCGGAAAGCTACCTGCTGAGGCTACCCTCGTACGATTTCAACACGCAGGCGCTCGTCGACCGCATGTTCTACAGCCTGGTAAACAGCGACGCGTTCCACATGCAGCACCGCATCCAGCAGGTGCTCGGCCAGGTCGTGGAAAAATAA